TAATTAATTATCAGTTATAAATTAATACAAATATCTGATTATCAATAATTTTTATCAACTTACAAATACAAACTAATTTCAAACAAATACGCACGTTTGATTATATTTTTCCATGTGGCTTTCTATACAGCGTAATCTTTTTTTTGTGTCGGTGGGTGTAATGCTATTGCTGTCGGCTACAGAATATGCAGGGTGGTTGCAAGGCGCAACAGCGTTTTTTGCTTGGGCTGCTTTGTTGTTTTTGTGGCTGTATAGCGTTGCTGTCTTTATGATACCTTCATTCTTAAAACTGACTCCGCAAAGCAAATATTTCACACACTATATGTTGGTAGTTTTATTTGCCAAATTTTTTCTGTCGGCAATTTTGATACTCTTGTATATTTCTTTGGCACACCCTACCGACAAATGGTTTGTAGTGCCGTTTTTTTTGCTTTATACGCTCTATACTGTTTTTGATGTGTATCAACTGATACAGTTGAGCCGCCGTGCTTCCTCCTCCGCTTCTGTATGACCCAACATCGCCTTTTAAGTCCACAAGAACGACAGTTATTAGCACAGCATGTTCCCGCCGCCGCCCTTGCACAGGTAGTGGAGTGGGTAGAAAATTTAGATTTTCATCTGACTATCAGTCGCTCGCGACACAGTAAATTAGGCGATTATCGTGTGCCGCGTGGTATCCGTCAGCAGCACCGCATTTCGGTCAATGGCGACCTCAACCCCTACGCCTTTCTTCAAACCCTCGTACACGAAATTGCGCACCTGCTCACTTGGCAACAATATCGGCAAAGTGTAGCACCGCACGGCAACGAGTGGAAACAACAGTATGTGGCTTTGATGCAACATTGTTTAGAACAACAATTTTTTGCGCCCGATTTAGTCCCTTTTATTCAGGCACATTTGCGCAGCCCTGCCGCCGCCTCTTGCAGCGATACCGCCCTGCTCCGTGCGATGAAACAATATAATTTTCAGCCGCCGACAGAAAAAGGGGAAATCCATATAGAAGATATAGCTCCGCAGACCCTGTTTTTGTACAGGCGAAAAATGTATCGTTTGGAGGAAAAACGCCGCAGCCGTTATTTGTGTACAGAAATTGTAAGCGGGCGCAAATTTACCTTCAGTGCTTTGGTGGAGGTGATTACAGTGCCGCAGCCTTAAACAGAGAAGTATCTGTTTTTTATCAATGCTACAAATAACCTTTTTGTACCAAATAATCTGCTAATTGCTCGGCTTCATCTTCAAGATCGTCCAATGTAATATTGAAGTCGGCATTATCCGATATCGTATGAATACGATACTGCGAAGATAAATCATCGTGTTGCTGTACCGCTTCTGCAACTAATACACCCGCAGGTGTATAAAACAAAAAGTTGTTCAGTTCCTCTATATCTTGTGTAATTTTTCCTCTTTGATACCTGCCTATCAGCACATTATCTTGCCGGATATTGTTGTCGGATATATGTATGTCTTCATCGGTATCGCGCTGTATCAATATGATTTTAGTGTGGCTGCCGTTGCTCACCGAATTGAGCAATGCCTTTTCCATCACTTTGGAATAACGCGGCGGATAATTCATCAAAAACCGTTTTTCGCCTTCGGGATTAACAGAGCCATCAGGAAGCACCAATTCATATTCTGCCACCAAACGCTCTATTTTCAAACCTAAATACATCTGTAATTCGGCTTGCGCACCCGACTCCAAAAACAAAAAACGGTAATAACATAAATCATCGCCTCCTTTCATATTTTCAATACAATCATACGGAACATCTATCAGAGGTTTGCCTGCCAAATTACATACAGTATATTCGCTCACCAAAAACTTTTTACGGGCTTTGAGCAAGCAGTAAGGTGTACCTGCTTTATAAACGGTGTCTCTGCTCCGCACTACGGTGCCTTGTTTTTTAGAAGCCTCCACCAAAGCCAAATGTTGTTCTAATTCCATTTGTTGGAGTTTCTGCTCTTTTTCTTTTTGCTTTTGTTCTTTTTTGGATTGTGCAAAAATAGTGGAAGTGGCTGCCAGCAAAAGTAGCGAAAGGAATAGTATTTTTTTCATCCTCTTTTTGTTTGAAAAATAAAAAAATGAAACTATGTATTTTAATATCAGTTGTAAATAAATAAAATCTATGCATGTTTACAAAAAAACATACATAGATTAAAGTCATTTTTTTAAAAAAACAATCTATTAAGCCGCTTGCTCCTTAGCGCGTTGCTTTTCGGCGTAGGCGGTGGCGGCTTCTTGTACCCAAGCTCCCTCGGCGGTAGCGCGGCGGCGGTGTTCCATTCGTTGCTGATTGCATATTCCATTGCCGCTGATTACATCATAAAACTCTGCCCAGTTAATTTCGCCATACTCATAATGTCCGGTTTCGGGATTGTGGTGCAATTTTTCATCGGGAATGGTAAGCCCTAAATAATGGGCTTGTGGCACTACCCTGTCCACAAAACGTTGCCGCAGCGTGTCGTTGCTTTCCCATTTTACACGCCACCCCATCAACTCGGCACTGTTGGGCGAGTGGGTGTCGCTCGGTCCAAACATCATCAAAGAAGGCCACCACCAGCGATTGATGGCATCTTGCGCCATTGCTTTTTGTTCGGGTGTACCCAATGCCAAAGTCATCACAATTTCATAACCTTGTCGCTGATGAAAACTCTCTTCTTTACAAATGCGTATCATGGCACGGCTGTAAGGACCATAAGATGTGCGCTGCAACATCACCTGATTGATAATTGCCGCACCATCTACCAACCAGCCAATAGCTCCTATATCTGCCCACGACAAAGTGGGATAGTTAAAAATACTGGAATATTTGGCTTTGCCGTCCAAGAGTTGTTGTTCCATTTCTTCGCGCGACATACCCAAAGTTTCGGCGGCACTGTACAAATACAAACCGTGTCCGGCTTCATCTTGAATTTTTGCCAACAAAGCGGCTTTGCGGCGCAACGAAGGAGCACGAGTAATCCAGTTGCCTTCGGGCTGCATACCGATAACTTCGGAATGGGCGTGTTGCGACATCATGCGCAGCAATTGCTTGCGATACCGCTCCGGCATATAATCTTTCGGCTCTATTTTTATATCGGCAGCGATTTTATCGTTGAATATTTGTTCGGGATTGATGACGTTGCTCATAAAAAAATATGAAGAATGGATTAGGCATTCTTTATTGTGTAAAAATAACAAAAAAATGCAAAATTGTTTAGTTTTTCTATTGCAAAATATTTTCCAAGCGTTGCAAAAGCTCATCTACCTGCTCGCGGGTATTCTTTTTGGAAAAAGAAAAACGCACTGCCACGCAATCTGTCGGCACATTGATGGCTTGCAGCACATGAGAGCGTTGCTCTACACCCGAACTGCAAGCACTGCCGCCCGAGGCACAGATGCCCGCAATATCCAAATTCATCAGCAAAAGGTCGGTTTTATATACCGGCGGAAATGCGACATTTAATACAGTATAGAGGCTACTGTTTCTCCAGTCGGTATTAAAGATAAGTTGCGGAAATTTTTGTTCCAACTGTTCCGCCAAATAATTTCGCAAAGCCGTAACATATTCGCGGTCTTCTTCCAAGTGTGTATAAGCCACTTCTACGGCTTTGCCCAAGCCCACAATACCTGCTACATTTTCGGTGCCTGCCCGCATGTTGCGCTCCTGCGAGCCGCCAAAAATCATCGGCGAGATGTGGAGGCGGCTGTTGATATACAAAAATCCTACACCTTTGGGTCCGTGAAATTTATGCGCCGAAGCACTCAAAAAATCAACCGGAGTACGTTGCAAATCAAAGGTATAATGCCCGAAAGTCTGTACAGTATCGGAGTGTAAGTAAATGCCGTTTTCGGTGCAGAGTTGCGATATTTTTTTAAAGGGCAGCATCGCCCCTATTTCGTTGTTGGCGTGCATCAGGGATACCAAAGTGGGAACACGGTTTTCATCAGTCGTAATCCATTCTTCCAATACTGCCAAATCCACTCGCCCCCATTCGGTGAGTGGCAGGGTTTTTACCTCCACATTCCACGCCTGCGCCAAATGCTCTAATGTGTGCAACACACAATGATGCTCTGTCGGCGAAGATATAATACGTTTTACGCCCAAATCGCGCACTGCTCCCAACAATGCCATATTATTGGCTTCAGTAGCTCCCGAAGTAAAAAATATTTCGGAAGGCGACACGTTGAGATGTTGTGCGATAACTTTGCGAACTTTTTCAATAGCACTGCGTGTCTGGCGACCCAAAGAATGAATAGCAGAAGGATTACCGAAATGTTCCTTTAAATAAGGCAACATTGCTTCGAATACTTCCTCGTCCAAAGGTGTGGTGGCTGCATTGTCAAAATAAAGAATAGAAGGGCGCATAAAATATCTTTTTGTGTATGATTTTAGCGCACAAATATAAAAAAAATGCCCGAAATAATCTAAAAATTGCGAATTACTTAGCGTCCATTATACGGCTGCGAAACGACCATTCAAATTCAAAATGTGCCACCTCCTCGCCCTGCGCATCAATGCCGATGGTAGCTACGCGCACCGCTTCCCAGTTGCCGTGCTGCTGCGCAGTAGCAATGGCATGCCAGATTTTATGACTGTCGCGGCAAGTAAAACGTATCACCCCCTTTGCTTTTTTGCTGAACTGAGCACTCATTCCTGTTACTAACATAGAAGCCGGTTTCGGATTATTATACACTGCCGCAAATGCAGGAATACCGGTAGATAATTCTGCTGCCATCGCCAATACTGCAAAATAAACGGACTGAAAAGGATTTTTATTCAAAAATTTATAAGGCACTGTCACTACGGTTTGCATTTCATCAAATTGCTCCACCCGCAAACCAGCCAAAAAAGCCATTGGCAATTGTGTGAGCAAAAATAATTTATAGGTGACAGTGCGTGTAATTTTCTTTTTAAATGCTTCTGCATTAGGGTTCACTTCAAGTAGCATGGCGATATTATTTTTATTTTAACACAGCAAAAGAACACATTTTTGAGCATAAAATCACAAAATTTTGTTGTAAATATGCTATAAAATTCAAATTTATGAAGTGGTCGGATAAAATTATGTCTAAAAAAGTAAAAAAAATTTTTGCAAATAAAAATTACGGTATAAATTTGCACCGCAATTAACGGATTGCTCAATGGTGTAACGGTAGCACTACAGTTTTTGGTACTGTCTGTCTAGGTTCGAATCCTGGTTGGGCAACTTTAAAAAAGCCTTTCAAAACACTTGAAAGGCTTTTTTTGTTTTTTATCTTTTATTTTTGTTTGATTATGATAATGCATCCCTGGCACGAAATAGCAAGCGGCGAACAAGTACCCGAAATACTCAACGCCATTATTGAAATACCACGCGGCTCTGTTGCCAAATACGAAATAGATAAGGCTTCGGGGCTGATAAAATTAGACCGTGTGATGTTTTCGGCGGTGCATTATCCTATCAATTACGGTTTTATCCCACAAACGCTCGGCGACGACGGCGATCCTTTGGATATATTGGTGCTTTCGCAAGTGGCTACTGTACCTTTGTGTTTGGTGCGCTGCAAAGTTATTGGATTGATGCAGATGATAGACTGCGGAAAATTAGACGATAAAATCATCGCCGTAGCCCTCAACGATGCAAGTGTGAGCCATATTGAGCATATTGACGATATTCCGCTGCACTATAAAATGGAACTGAAAAACTTTTTTGAAGACTATAAAAAATTGGAAAATAAAACGGTAGTTGTTGATGAGTTTCAAGGGCGCGATGCCGCTTTTGCAAGCATACAGCACAGCATTGAGTTGTATCGCCAACAATTTGGCAAATAATAACTTTCTTTCTGCCGCTTTATAAAAAAAGGTATATGATTTCAAAAAAAATGAAATATGCCGTAAAAGCTTTGTGCTATTTGACAAAAAACAGCAACAAAGAAACAATGGTGCGCACCATTGAAATAGCAGAATCTGAAAATATCCCCAAAAAATTTTTGGAACAGATTTTACTGGAACTCAAAAAAGCCCGTTTGGTAAACAGCAAACAAGGCAATGTGGGTGGGTATTATCTTATCAAAGATGCGGCTCTCATCAATCTCGCCGAATTATACCGCCTCTTTGAAGGACCTATTGCGCTGCTGCCCTGTGCCTCCGAAACCCGCTACGAATCCTGCACCGACTGCACCGACGAACAGCACTGTGCCATCAAAAAAGCCGCTCAAAAAGTGCATTACCAAACCCTCAACGCTTTGGCACAAATCTCTATTGCAGAATTAGTAGAGAAATAATTTTTTATCAAAAAAATCCTACTTTTATCGCATAGTAATAGCAAGTATGCTTGCTAAGATGCCATATAAAAGTTATATGTTTTTGAAATATTGAGATTATTCCACCCCCCCGTTTATTATTTTTTCTTTTTAATGAAAAGGATTATAACCCTATTTTTTTGTATAATTGTTACACAACAGGTTAATTCTCAGACTTTTAATGCAGCATTGGCTACTATGCTTCAGGATACGCTGAATACTTATGTAAGCCAAATTACTAATATTAAGGGTATGGAAGCCTCTGTCTATATACCCGGACAAGGTATGTGGACGAGTGTAACAGGCAATTCATATACAGGACAACCCATTACACCCGATATGCGAATGGGAATTGCCAGCAATACCAAATTATTGGTAGCTACGGTGATGCTGATGCTCGCCGAAGAAAATGTATTGAGTTTAGACGATTCTTTGAGCGATTGGCTACCGACTTATCCCAATATTGACCCCAATATTACCATCAAACAATTATTAAACCATAGCAGCGGCATCTCCGACCCTCTTTTTGTGTCGCCTTGGATGGATACTATTATGGCTCACCCCACACGCATATTTACGCCCGAAGAAGTGATAGGTTGGGTAGGTGCGCCGCTTTTTACGGCAGGAACAAACTTCGGATATTCCAATATCAATTATATTTTGGCGGGAATGATTGCTCAACAAGCGACCAGCTATCCTATTTCGCAGCTGATACGCGACCGTATTTTGAATCCTTTAAATATGAATACTACCTTTTATGATATACAAGAACCCGAAAACGGAACGATTGCGCATCGTTGGTGGAATAATGTAGATTATAATGATACTTCAAGGGTAGGATTGAATACTGCCGGAGGCTGTGCGGGAGCCGTTTTTTCTACATCAGCAGATATGGCACAATGGTATCAAGCCTTGTTTAACGGAGGACTGATAAGTCAGGCATCGCTGAACCAAATGACAACCTTTATTCCCACAAACAGCCCTACTTATCAATATGGGTTGGGGCTATCCCGCGAAACTGTTCAGGGAAAAACATATTGGGGGCACGGTGGAGCAACTTGGGGCTATAAAAGCAAAATGATGCAGGACTCTTGCTTGGGCGTATCGGTATGTGGTTTAGCCAATTCTTTTCCGGCAGGTATAGATGCGGTTACTTTTTTGTTATATCGCGTTGTCAAAAATCATATTCCCGGCTGTAGCGGTGCAATCAACGGCACAACTTCAATTTGTTCGGGTACTGAGGGGGTGGTATATTCCGTGCCGTCTATTCCTAATGCTACCTCTTATAGTTGGACTTTGCCCTCGGGAGCTACGGGAACAAGTACAGACAATACAATTTTGGTAAATTTCGGAGCAGAAGCTATATCAGGAAATATTATAGTGCGTGGAATAAATAATTATGGAGCAGGCGGCTATGCTCAATTATTTGTTACCGTACAGCAGCCCCCCAATCCGATAATTGCACAAAACGGAACTGTTGTGTCTTTTGCCAATGTTTGTGAAAATGGCATATATACTTACTCCGTACCTTTTGTCAATGGACATAGCTATTTATGGACAATTACAGGCGGCACTATTATTAATGGGCAAGGAACAAACACGATAAATGTACAATGGAATAATGGTACAGAGGGCGCAGTGTCGTTGCAGGTAAGCGTAGAGTAAGAATCCTTTTATATAAACATATTTATTGGGTGTTTTGAAATAAAAAAATCAATCCTATTTACTTAAATGTTAAGGGGTGAAATTTTACAATTTTCACCCTCAATAAAATTTTTTACTTTCTCTACGACCTGATATTTGAGTATTATAGAAAAATTTTTATTTAAAATCTACTAACTTTATAGAATTAGTAGTAATATTGCAATTCCAAACAAAAATTCTATTGAACATGCTACAAAAACTACTGCTTTTATCTGTGTTTTTTACGGCAATATGTTATCAAAATGTATTTGCCCAAAAAACAACAACCCAACAACAATTAATTTGGGTAGCTTATAATAACGACCTGAAAATCAACGAAAAATGGTCGCTCAACAGCGATGTACAAGAGCGGCGTTTTTATAATCCGGCGGCACAGCATCAGTTTCTTATCCGCGAAACATTGAACCGTGTTTTAGAGGGTGGCTGGACGGTTGGAGTTGGTGCTTGTGCATTTTGGCAAAGCCCCCAAGAACCGACCGCTACTCAAAAATTGGTAGTGCCTGAATTGCGCCCACATGTGGAGTTTAACCTCAAACAAAAAATTAAAAAATTAGCGATTGACCACCGCTATAAATTTGAAGGGCGGTTTTTTCATAATACCAATACCGACCACACGGCTTTGGATAAAGGCTACGATTTTGGAAATTTTCGTCTGCGCTATCGCATTCAAGTCGCTTATCCTTTGTGGCAACTCAAAAATGGTAAAATGCTAAAAATCAAAGTAAATGACGAAATTTTGTGCAATGCCGGCAAAAATATCGTCAAGAATGTTTTTGACCAAAATCGTATTTATGCTGCTTTATCATTTGATGTTTTAAAGAATTTAAGCATAGAAGCGGGCTATCTGAATTGGTATCAGCAGCGTGCTTCGGGCAGCGATTTTTATAATCGTCATATTATTCGTTTCGGCATCAGCCAAAAATTATCACTCCATTCCAAAACTATTCACTCCTAAATTTCTTTTCATTTATGCTTCAAAATATTTCACTCAAACATATCGGCATCGCGATTTTAGTATTAAAATTTTTACTCATTTCGTATTTAATATGGACGGTATTGCCCACACTGCAATGGCACGATGTGCAGCCTGATTTTAGTTTTCTGGGGTTTGTGGTCGTGGGTTTTATTGCACAAATCATTGATGGCACTTTGGGAATGGCGTATGGCGTAAGTTGCACTACTTTTTTGCTCAACTTGGGCGTAGCTCCCAAATTGGCATCGGCGGCGGTGCATAC
The window above is part of the Sphingobacteriales bacterium genome. Proteins encoded here:
- a CDS encoding SprT-like domain-containing protein; this encodes MTQHRLLSPQERQLLAQHVPAAALAQVVEWVENLDFHLTISRSRHSKLGDYRVPRGIRQQHRISVNGDLNPYAFLQTLVHEIAHLLTWQQYRQSVAPHGNEWKQQYVALMQHCLEQQFFAPDLVPFIQAHLRSPAAASCSDTALLRAMKQYNFQPPTEKGEIHIEDIAPQTLFLYRRKMYRLEEKRRSRYLCTEIVSGRKFTFSALVEVITVPQP
- the paaA gene encoding 1,2-phenylacetyl-CoA epoxidase subunit A gives rise to the protein MSNVINPEQIFNDKIAADIKIEPKDYMPERYRKQLLRMMSQHAHSEVIGMQPEGNWITRAPSLRRKAALLAKIQDEAGHGLYLYSAAETLGMSREEMEQQLLDGKAKYSSIFNYPTLSWADIGAIGWLVDGAAIINQVMLQRTSYGPYSRAMIRICKEESFHQRQGYEIVMTLALGTPEQKAMAQDAINRWWWPSLMMFGPSDTHSPNSAELMGWRVKWESNDTLRQRFVDRVVPQAHYLGLTIPDEKLHHNPETGHYEYGEINWAEFYDVISGNGICNQQRMEHRRRATAEGAWVQEAATAYAEKQRAKEQAA
- a CDS encoding cysteine desulfurase; the encoded protein is MRPSILYFDNAATTPLDEEVFEAMLPYLKEHFGNPSAIHSLGRQTRSAIEKVRKVIAQHLNVSPSEIFFTSGATEANNMALLGAVRDLGVKRIISSPTEHHCVLHTLEHLAQAWNVEVKTLPLTEWGRVDLAVLEEWITTDENRVPTLVSLMHANNEIGAMLPFKKISQLCTENGIYLHSDTVQTFGHYTFDLQRTPVDFLSASAHKFHGPKGVGFLYINSRLHISPMIFGGSQERNMRAGTENVAGIVGLGKAVEVAYTHLEEDREYVTALRNYLAEQLEQKFPQLIFNTDWRNSSLYTVLNVAFPPVYKTDLLLMNLDIAGICASGGSACSSGVEQRSHVLQAINVPTDCVAVRFSFSKKNTREQVDELLQRLENILQ
- a CDS encoding DUF4442 domain-containing protein → MLLEVNPNAEAFKKKITRTVTYKLFLLTQLPMAFLAGLRVEQFDEMQTVVTVPYKFLNKNPFQSVYFAVLAMAAELSTGIPAFAAVYNNPKPASMLVTGMSAQFSKKAKGVIRFTCRDSHKIWHAIATAQQHGNWEAVRVATIGIDAQGEEVAHFEFEWSFRSRIMDAK
- a CDS encoding inorganic diphosphatase; this encodes MMHPWHEIASGEQVPEILNAIIEIPRGSVAKYEIDKASGLIKLDRVMFSAVHYPINYGFIPQTLGDDGDPLDILVLSQVATVPLCLVRCKVIGLMQMIDCGKLDDKIIAVALNDASVSHIEHIDDIPLHYKMELKNFFEDYKKLENKTVVVDEFQGRDAAFASIQHSIELYRQQFGK
- a CDS encoding Rrf2 family transcriptional regulator, coding for MISKKMKYAVKALCYLTKNSNKETMVRTIEIAESENIPKKFLEQILLELKKARLVNSKQGNVGGYYLIKDAALINLAELYRLFEGPIALLPCASETRYESCTDCTDEQHCAIKKAAQKVHYQTLNALAQISIAELVEK
- a CDS encoding beta-lactamase family protein, with amino-acid sequence MATMLQDTLNTYVSQITNIKGMEASVYIPGQGMWTSVTGNSYTGQPITPDMRMGIASNTKLLVATVMLMLAEENVLSLDDSLSDWLPTYPNIDPNITIKQLLNHSSGISDPLFVSPWMDTIMAHPTRIFTPEEVIGWVGAPLFTAGTNFGYSNINYILAGMIAQQATSYPISQLIRDRILNPLNMNTTFYDIQEPENGTIAHRWWNNVDYNDTSRVGLNTAGGCAGAVFSTSADMAQWYQALFNGGLISQASLNQMTTFIPTNSPTYQYGLGLSRETVQGKTYWGHGGATWGYKSKMMQDSCLGVSVCGLANSFPAGIDAVTFLLYRVVKNHIPGCSGAINGTTSICSGTEGVVYSVPSIPNATSYSWTLPSGATGTSTDNTILVNFGAEAISGNIIVRGINNYGAGGYAQLFVTVQQPPNPIIAQNGTVVSFANVCENGIYTYSVPFVNGHSYLWTITGGTIINGQGTNTINVQWNNGTEGAVSLQVSVE
- a CDS encoding DUF2490 domain-containing protein, with product MLQKLLLLSVFFTAICYQNVFAQKTTTQQQLIWVAYNNDLKINEKWSLNSDVQERRFYNPAAQHQFLIRETLNRVLEGGWTVGVGACAFWQSPQEPTATQKLVVPELRPHVEFNLKQKIKKLAIDHRYKFEGRFFHNTNTDHTALDKGYDFGNFRLRYRIQVAYPLWQLKNGKMLKIKVNDEILCNAGKNIVKNVFDQNRIYAALSFDVLKNLSIEAGYLNWYQQRASGSDFYNRHIIRFGISQKLSLHSKTIHS